In Halomicrobium zhouii, the sequence CATCGGGCTGGGGAACATCTCCATGGCGGCCGGGACCTCCCAGTTCACGACCGGCCTGCCCGCCGAGGAGGCGCTGACGGACATCAACCGGGAGTTCTCGTCCAGTTTCTCGGCCGACACCGGCAACACGCAGCTGATCCAGGAGGGGACGAACGTCCTCTCGAAGGAGTCGATGTTGCGGATGTTGCGCGCCCAGGAGCGCGTCGAGGACCACGACGAGTTGCGCGTCACCTCGACGAGTAGCGCCGCGACCATCGTCGCGACCCAGCTGGACCCGGAAGCGACGACCACGTCGGCCCAGATAGACGCCGTCGAGGAAGCGACGCCGACCGAGATAGACCAGGCCGTGCGCAGCGCCGACGAGCGGAGCCCCCAGTTCTCGGGGCTCGTGAGCAGCGACTTCAACCGGAAGTCGGCCTCGGCGTCGGCGACCATCGGCCTCGTCGTCCACGAGATCCCGGCCGGTATCTCCGAGGGGTCGGGTCAGGGCGGGTCGAGCCCGCTGACGTCCATCCAGAAACAGGCCGACTTCACGGTGAGTTCGGCCGGTCAGGGGACGATCACGGTGTTCGGGTCCGGGATGATCGCCGAGGAGTTCTCGAACGTCATCGTCGACTCCCTGCTGATCGTGGTCCCTGCGGCCGTCCTCTTTATCTTCCTGTTTCTCACTATCGCGTACCGTGACCTGGCGGACCTGGCGCTCGGGCTACTGGCCCTGTTGATCACCATCATCTGGACGTTCGGCTTCATGGGCCTGGCCGGCATCGCGTTCAGCCAGATGCTCATCGCGGTGCCGCCGCTGTTGCTCGCGGTCGGTATCGACTTCGGTATCCACGCCGTCAACCGCTACCGCGAGGAGCAGGTCCAGGGGATCCCGCCGGGGCCGGCGATGCGGACCACGACCGACCAGCTGCTGGTCGCGTTCTTCATCGTCACCGGGACGACGGTGATCGGTTTCCTCTCGAACTTCGCCAGCGACCTCCCGCCGATACAGGACTTCGGGCTCGTGGCCTCCATCGGGATCGTCTTCACCTTCTTCACGTTCGGCGTCTTCCTGCCGGCCGCGAAGGTCGAACTCGACCGGCTCCGGGTCAGGTATCCGATCCCGACGTTCAGCAGGACGCCGCTCGGGTCCGAGGAGTCACGGCTCGGCTCCGTGCTCCGGAGCGGCGTCGTCATCGCCACCAACGCGCCGGCGGTGTTCCTCGTGCTCGTGCTGGTCTCCAGTGCGGGCGTGGGCGTCTACGCCAGCGAGGTCGACACCAGTTTCACCCAGGAGGATTTCCTCCCGCCCGAGGAGACGCCCGCCTACCTCCAGCAGCTTCCAGAGCCGTTCAAGCCCAGCGACTACAGCGTCACCGAGCAGCTGAACTTCCTCGAGGACAAGTTCGAGTCGACCCAGAGCAGCCAGTCGACGGTGTACGTGGAGGGGCACCTGCAACGGGACGACGCCCTCGAAGAGATCTATCGCGCGGGCGAGGACCCACCCGAGAGCTTCGTCCGTCAGAACGGGCGCGCAGAGAGCACGTCCATCGTCACGGTGATCCAGGACCACGCCGAGCGCGACCCCGAGTTCCGCCGCCTGGTCGAGCGAAACGACCGCAACGACAACGGCGTGCCCGACGACAACCTGCGGGAGGTCTACGACTACCTGTTCGCGTCCTCGGCCGGCGACCAGGCGCGCGACTACCTCACCGAGGACCGCCGGAGCACGCGCGTCGTCTACACAGTCAAATCCGACGCCGAACAGGACGAGGTGACGGCGGACACCCGGCAGGTCGCCGACGACTTCCGGATGACGGCGACGGCGACGGGACAGACGGTCGTGTTCAAGGCCGTCTCGGACGTGATCCTCGAGTCCGCGCTGGTGAGTCTCGCCCTCGCGCTGGTGGGCGCGACGGTGTTCCTCGTGTTCATCTACTGGCTGGTCGAGGGGTCGCCGCTGCTCGGCGTCGCCAACATGGTCCCGGTGCTGGTTACGGTCGCCCTGGTCGCGGGGTCGATGCGCTACTTCGGCATCGCGCTCAACGCGATCACCGCGACGATCCTGGCGATCACCATCGGCCTCGGCGTCGACTACTCCGTCCACGTCACCCACCGGTTCGCCGACGAACGCGAGCGCCACGACCTGATCACGGCGCTGGACCTGACGGTCCGCGGGACGGGCGGGGCACTGCTGGGCAGCATGCTCACGACCGTCTTCGGCATCGGCGTCCTGGCCCTGGCGGTGTTCCCCGCTAT encodes:
- a CDS encoding efflux RND transporter permease subunit, producing MDYQRYIDWADDRIVEDSRKVVIVFLLLTGVFAIGLGNISMAAGTSQFTTGLPAEEALTDINREFSSSFSADTGNTQLIQEGTNVLSKESMLRMLRAQERVEDHDELRVTSTSSAATIVATQLDPEATTTSAQIDAVEEATPTEIDQAVRSADERSPQFSGLVSSDFNRKSASASATIGLVVHEIPAGISEGSGQGGSSPLTSIQKQADFTVSSAGQGTITVFGSGMIAEEFSNVIVDSLLIVVPAAVLFIFLFLTIAYRDLADLALGLLALLITIIWTFGFMGLAGIAFSQMLIAVPPLLLAVGIDFGIHAVNRYREEQVQGIPPGPAMRTTTDQLLVAFFIVTGTTVIGFLSNFASDLPPIQDFGLVASIGIVFTFFTFGVFLPAAKVELDRLRVRYPIPTFSRTPLGSEESRLGSVLRSGVVIATNAPAVFLVLVLVSSAGVGVYASEVDTSFTQEDFLPPEETPAYLQQLPEPFKPSDYSVTEQLNFLEDKFESTQSSQSTVYVEGHLQRDDALEEIYRAGEDPPESFVRQNGRAESTSIVTVIQDHAERDPEFRRLVERNDRNDNGVPDDNLREVYDYLFASSAGDQARDYLTEDRRSTRVVYTVKSDAEQDEVTADTRQVADDFRMTATATGQTVVFKAVSDVILESALVSLALALVGATVFLVFIYWLVEGSPLLGVANMVPVLVTVALVAGSMRYFGIALNAITATILAITIGLGVDYSVHVTHRFADERERHDLITALDLTVRGTGGALLGSMLTTVFGIGVLALAVFPAIGQFGVITGMSIAYAFLASMLVLPATLVVWDALVNDDVSVRSLFLPGIASGLDRDEPAERTRS